In one Aeromicrobium wangtongii genomic region, the following are encoded:
- a CDS encoding outer membrane protein assembly factor BamB family protein: protein MRRLAAVAVTMVLALTACTGSGGSDGEDEQKKGPSLPLPDRAPSARGPATGPALDPKVLLAASDDLEELAGTLDTAQVERRSGAFITGRTVVGYSVDNISGYDLGSGDLLWTAELDLGGGTVCFVSRPDRAVKTFTVAYGDGGYCPELATIRVSDGTVLKVSDKLTTGAEFEGESLGGTVNHLFTVGGKDHLVDQRGGVWKMVKGEPEPVARLQGDSYYDLHPTPEGDVLIGARGSDRGRCRVDGYALPSFKPLWTQESKTLFPEVREDCVVSAAPGNPAWLVQETSDRYYMAQVDPMTGTLVGQDNRPKMGDKVAEGQFELASAANQFDQALGLPGGDTVFAQVRGLTRYSLKDQKIVWDLDLSQLELESDDEFALTTVLPQGVTADGHLVATVSNETAVEIVAIEVDTGKLVARWAVPPEYRNGFQVEPGMTLFGDGLVLTRNFEEWEFTFGPAHRRQAPDGDRYDIGVFTFPEPDNSPASAVPTAGPVDTEVEALGGVQTPADAAASRDPEAFTTGKQVIASSNQQVTGFDAASGKSLWTLDLGDGGASRVCAGSEPDRAVKTFTVAVATGGPKAPCNTLVRVQSSNGTVLDRVTLPIGKIVDLFVHEAVVYVVTDDLAVSRLVDGALVPHGRLQRQPYAGLERAKGDPALAIGMTSLKGGRDWSIDAYRLPSFEPVWSTRASKVLGAVDRKNGIDLWHGNALWVSGSVGDASVQGKTVKDTMSLLDPATGQVVVSTGPVKRDYLADDLAQMSLTGAITGAYDSVGFDNGDMMLPQRSGIMRYSLAEQKIRWSLDTKSIMDSMERDRKGSFTNQEIDLLDGGKTVLVTFSNYVSVEAMTVDASTGKITGRWNVPKASRNGLQASPKTVPFPGGFALVHSEYSWDYGFAQSDRAVPPEQRYDVGLFALPKAKGKAKGKD, encoded by the coding sequence ATGAGGCGCCTGGCAGCCGTCGCCGTGACGATGGTGCTGGCCCTGACGGCCTGCACCGGCTCCGGGGGATCGGACGGCGAGGACGAGCAGAAGAAGGGGCCGTCGCTCCCGCTGCCCGACCGCGCCCCGTCGGCACGAGGTCCGGCGACGGGTCCGGCGCTCGACCCGAAGGTCCTGCTCGCCGCCTCCGACGACCTGGAGGAGCTGGCCGGCACGCTCGACACGGCGCAGGTCGAGCGGCGGTCGGGGGCATTCATCACCGGCCGGACCGTCGTCGGGTACTCGGTCGACAACATCTCCGGGTACGACCTGGGCTCCGGCGACCTGCTGTGGACCGCGGAGCTCGATCTGGGCGGCGGCACGGTCTGTTTCGTCTCCCGGCCCGACCGGGCGGTCAAGACCTTCACGGTCGCCTACGGCGACGGCGGCTACTGCCCCGAGCTGGCCACGATCCGCGTCTCGGACGGCACGGTGCTCAAGGTCTCCGACAAGCTGACGACCGGGGCCGAGTTCGAGGGCGAGTCCCTCGGCGGGACGGTCAACCACCTGTTCACGGTCGGCGGCAAGGACCACCTCGTCGACCAGCGCGGTGGGGTCTGGAAGATGGTCAAGGGCGAGCCGGAGCCGGTGGCCCGTCTCCAGGGCGACAGCTACTACGACCTGCACCCGACGCCGGAGGGCGACGTCCTGATCGGTGCTCGGGGCAGCGACCGCGGTCGCTGCCGGGTCGACGGGTACGCCCTGCCGTCGTTCAAGCCGCTGTGGACCCAGGAGTCGAAGACCCTGTTCCCCGAGGTGCGGGAGGACTGCGTCGTCTCGGCCGCCCCGGGCAACCCGGCCTGGCTGGTGCAGGAGACCAGCGACCGGTACTACATGGCCCAGGTCGACCCGATGACCGGGACGCTCGTGGGACAGGACAACAGGCCGAAGATGGGCGACAAGGTCGCCGAGGGGCAGTTCGAGCTGGCCAGCGCCGCCAACCAGTTCGACCAGGCCCTCGGCCTGCCCGGCGGCGACACGGTCTTCGCGCAGGTGCGGGGCCTGACCCGCTACTCGCTGAAGGACCAGAAGATCGTGTGGGACCTGGACCTGAGCCAGCTCGAGCTGGAGTCCGACGACGAGTTCGCCCTGACGACGGTGCTGCCGCAGGGCGTCACCGCCGACGGCCACCTGGTGGCCACGGTGAGCAACGAGACCGCGGTCGAGATCGTCGCGATCGAGGTCGACACCGGCAAGCTCGTCGCCCGTTGGGCCGTGCCGCCGGAGTACCGCAACGGCTTCCAGGTCGAGCCCGGCATGACGCTGTTCGGCGACGGGCTGGTGCTGACGCGCAACTTCGAGGAGTGGGAGTTCACGTTCGGCCCCGCACACCGGCGGCAGGCGCCCGACGGCGACCGGTACGACATCGGCGTCTTCACGTTCCCCGAGCCCGACAACTCGCCGGCGTCCGCCGTGCCGACGGCCGGACCGGTCGACACCGAGGTCGAGGCGCTCGGTGGTGTCCAGACACCCGCCGACGCCGCGGCGTCGCGCGACCCGGAGGCGTTCACGACCGGCAAGCAGGTCATCGCCAGCTCGAACCAGCAGGTCACCGGTTTCGACGCCGCGTCCGGCAAGTCCCTGTGGACGCTCGACCTCGGCGATGGCGGCGCGTCGCGTGTCTGCGCGGGCTCCGAGCCCGATCGCGCGGTCAAGACGTTCACGGTCGCCGTCGCGACCGGCGGCCCGAAGGCCCCGTGCAACACGCTGGTGCGCGTGCAGTCGTCCAACGGCACGGTGCTCGACCGCGTCACGCTGCCCATCGGAAAGATCGTGGACCTGTTCGTCCACGAGGCCGTCGTGTACGTCGTCACCGACGACCTGGCCGTGAGCCGCCTGGTCGACGGGGCCCTCGTCCCGCACGGCCGGCTGCAACGTCAGCCGTACGCCGGTCTCGAGCGGGCCAAGGGCGATCCGGCGCTGGCGATCGGCATGACGTCGCTGAAGGGCGGACGTGACTGGTCGATCGACGCGTACCGGCTGCCGTCCTTCGAGCCGGTGTGGTCGACGCGGGCCAGCAAGGTGCTCGGCGCGGTCGATCGCAAGAACGGCATCGACCTGTGGCACGGCAACGCGCTGTGGGTCTCGGGCTCGGTGGGCGACGCCTCGGTGCAGGGGAAGACCGTCAAGGACACCATGAGCCTGCTGGACCCCGCCACGGGGCAGGTCGTCGTCAGCACAGGTCCGGTCAAGCGCGACTACCTTGCCGACGACCTGGCCCAGATGTCGCTGACGGGTGCCATCACCGGCGCCTACGACTCGGTCGGCTTCGACAACGGCGACATGATGCTGCCACAGCGGTCGGGCATCATGCGGTACTCGCTGGCGGAGCAGAAGATCCGCTGGTCGCTCGACACGAAATCGATCATGGACTCGATGGAACGCGACCGGAAGGGGTCGTTCACGAACCAGGAGATCGACCTGCTCGACGGCGGCAAGACCGTGCTCGTGACGTTCAGCAACTACGTCTCGGTCGAGGCCATGACGGTGGACGCGTCGACGGGCAAGATCACCGGACGCTGGAACGTGCCGAAGGCGTCGCGCAACGGGCTGCAGGCATCACCGAAGACGGTGCCGTTCCCGGGCGGCTTCGCCCTGGTGCACAGCGAGTACTCCTGGGACTACGGATTTGCCCAGTCGGACCGGGCGGTGCCGCCCGAGCAGCGTTACGACGTCGGTCTGTTCGCCCTCCCCAAGGCGAAGGGGAAGGCCAAGGGCAAGGACTGA
- a CDS encoding iron chaperone, with product MAEHPDREKQTYDTVDDYIAAATYEIEPRLQEMRSVIRAALPDAEEIITHNIPSYRQHGVVVVQFAGHDEHTSLSFFPAGAVRARFDAELQPYRVVKSSVRFPLDQPLPVGLIADIARFRLAEAQEFAARRRSGH from the coding sequence ATGGCTGAGCACCCGGACCGCGAGAAGCAGACCTACGACACCGTCGACGACTACATCGCGGCGGCGACGTACGAGATCGAGCCACGGCTGCAGGAGATGCGATCGGTGATCCGTGCCGCACTGCCGGACGCCGAGGAGATCATCACCCACAACATCCCCTCGTACCGCCAGCACGGCGTCGTCGTGGTCCAGTTCGCCGGCCACGACGAGCACACCTCGCTCAGCTTCTTCCCCGCAGGGGCCGTCCGCGCCCGGTTCGACGCCGAGCTGCAGCCCTACCGGGTCGTGAAGTCATCCGTGCGCTTCCCCCTCGACCAGCCGCTGCCAGTCGGGCTGATCGCCGACATCGCGCGGTTCCGGCTGGCCGAGGCCCAGGAGTTCGCGGCCCGTCGCCGCTCGGGACACTGA
- a CDS encoding Mce/MlaD family protein gives MPLHAVLVSGPIGPDTIDLPGEPARLREAVQGLRDLTRQLGQVSEQLQQANPPQGSRGRTVLALSRGAQRAGTALEADARQLGELADSIEAAADALAQGQDGLDGLRQRWRAARQGLRQALQDAKGGPHDPGALIRRIDAHTAEPHDAQFRRQAGLSFTDGGGGAQAEAMLLEQGGALQQAIGEYRREVRGIVDEYADLMQKAKNADNDVDRRLPRRAEASLGAVRGDGSGEPSPEISSPEAVQSLGEQLLDAAKALGQAADRLEDIRLAIRAGRMLPEEERVGSNNGFKRDWTEHLESVRESLTAGRRAADTAADRLRQADDDSAADIRQALRGH, from the coding sequence ATGCCACTCCACGCCGTCCTCGTCAGCGGTCCGATCGGACCCGACACCATCGACCTGCCGGGCGAGCCCGCCCGGCTCCGCGAGGCGGTGCAGGGGCTGCGCGACCTCACGCGCCAGCTCGGGCAGGTCTCCGAGCAGCTGCAGCAGGCCAATCCGCCCCAGGGCAGCCGCGGCCGCACGGTGCTGGCGCTGTCGCGCGGCGCGCAGCGTGCCGGCACGGCCCTCGAGGCGGACGCCCGGCAGCTCGGCGAGCTCGCCGACTCGATCGAGGCCGCCGCCGACGCGCTCGCGCAGGGCCAGGACGGTCTCGACGGCCTCCGGCAGCGGTGGCGCGCGGCCCGGCAGGGACTGCGGCAGGCCCTCCAGGACGCGAAGGGCGGACCGCACGACCCCGGCGCGCTGATCCGGCGCATCGACGCCCACACCGCCGAGCCCCACGATGCGCAGTTCCGCCGCCAGGCCGGGCTCAGCTTCACCGACGGCGGCGGTGGGGCGCAGGCAGAGGCGATGCTGCTCGAGCAGGGCGGAGCACTCCAGCAGGCCATTGGCGAGTACCGCCGTGAGGTGCGCGGCATCGTCGACGAGTACGCCGACCTCATGCAGAAGGCGAAGAACGCCGACAACGACGTCGACCGCCGGCTCCCCCGCCGCGCGGAGGCCTCGCTGGGCGCGGTCCGCGGCGACGGCTCCGGCGAGCCGAGCCCCGAGATCTCATCCCCCGAGGCGGTGCAGTCGCTCGGCGAGCAGCTGCTCGACGCCGCCAAGGCGCTCGGCCAGGCGGCCGACCGCCTCGAGGACATCCGGTTGGCGATCCGCGCCGGCCGGATGCTTCCCGAGGAGGAGCGCGTCGGCAGCAACAACGGCTTCAAGCGCGACTGGACCGAGCACCTCGAGTCGGTGCGCGAGTCGCTCACCGCGGGTCGCCGCGCCGCCGACACCGCCGCCGACCGCCTGCGCCAGGCCGACGACGACAGCGCCGCCGACATCCGTCAGGCCCTGCGCGGTCACTGA
- the dnaE gene encoding DNA polymerase III subunit alpha gives MSSDSFVHLHVHTEYSMLDGAALLDGLFERTAELEMPAIAMTDHGNLHGAYDFYSKAKKHGVKPIIGMEAYLTPNIPRTEKKAVQWNKGAKDADVAGRGAYTHMTLLSETTEGMHNLFRIGSYASLEGQYRKPRADRDLLQRFGKGLIATTGCPSGEIQTWLRIGNYDKARASAAEFQDIFGKENFFLELMDHGLEIERTVRDGLLRLKADLGLPAIATNDSHYTSPEDAEAHSALLCVQSGSTLTDPNRFKFDSNDFYIKSAAEMRDLWEHRFDLKEACDNTLLIAERCNVEFTESNGGYMARADIPEGETEESWFVKEVWRGIESRYPGDKLTDEVRARTEMELDVVRTKGYCGYYLVVADFINWAKDNGIRVGPGRGSGAGSIAAYALRITDLCPLTHGLIFERFLNPERPSMPDFDIDFDERRRAEVIRYVSNKYGEERVAMIATFGRLKSKAAIKDAARVMDYPFSHGERITKALPADIMGKGVTLKGLFDKDDKRYGDGADFRKLHDEDADVRKIYQTALGLEGQIRQWGVHAAGVIMSSDPLIDIVPIMKREQDGAIITQFDYPMCEALGLVKMDFLGLRNLTVLDDALINIKRNRDIDLVLEDLTFDDPATYDLLARGDTLGVFQLDGGPMRALLRSMKPDKFEDISAVGALYRPGPMGADSHNKYARRKNGREPIDPIHPELEKPLETVLGETYGLIVYQEQVMEIAQVLAGFSLGQADNLRRAMGKKKKSELDKQYAGFQAGMLERGYSQKAITALWEILLPFSDYAFNKAHSAAYGVISYWTAYLKANYPAEYMAALLTSTRVDKDKSAIYLNECRRMGIKVLPPDVNESVSNFASVGADIRFGLGAIRNIGENVVAGIVEGRTTGGPYRDFNDFLDKVPAHVCNKRVLDSLIKAGAFDSLGHRRRALTTVAEEGVDLYIDLKRQAAIGQDSLFGGADEALFTGGTIDVPDTMPEWEKTQLLAFERDMLGLYVSDHPLQGLEHVLRASSDCTVGELLGNAELPDGSTVRICGLITGVQRRMSKKGDSWASVTLEDLEGGIEIMVFPGAYQLAMPVLVPDTIVVVKGRVRRKDEGVELNALEVTLPAMGSGGPERPLVVSLPVARCTADTIGTFKQVLSAHPGMSEVHLRLIGNGTTKIMRLDDSLRVAQSSSLIADLKELLGPHCLS, from the coding sequence ATGTCGAGCGACTCATTCGTGCACCTGCACGTGCACACGGAGTACTCGATGCTCGACGGAGCGGCGCTGCTCGACGGCCTCTTCGAGCGCACCGCCGAGCTGGAGATGCCGGCGATCGCGATGACCGATCACGGCAACCTGCACGGTGCGTACGACTTCTACAGCAAGGCCAAGAAGCACGGGGTCAAGCCGATCATCGGCATGGAGGCGTACCTGACGCCCAACATCCCCCGCACGGAGAAGAAGGCCGTGCAGTGGAACAAGGGCGCCAAGGACGCCGATGTCGCCGGACGCGGTGCCTACACGCACATGACGCTGCTGTCCGAGACGACCGAGGGCATGCACAACCTGTTCCGCATCGGCTCGTACGCGAGCCTCGAGGGCCAGTACCGCAAGCCCCGCGCGGACCGTGACCTCCTGCAGCGCTTCGGCAAGGGCCTCATCGCGACGACGGGCTGTCCGTCGGGCGAGATCCAGACCTGGCTGCGCATCGGCAACTACGACAAGGCCCGCGCCTCGGCGGCCGAGTTCCAGGACATCTTCGGCAAGGAGAACTTCTTCCTCGAGCTGATGGACCACGGCCTGGAGATCGAGCGCACCGTGCGCGACGGCCTGCTGCGGCTCAAGGCCGACCTGGGCCTGCCCGCCATCGCGACCAACGACTCGCACTACACCAGCCCTGAGGACGCCGAGGCGCACTCGGCCCTGCTGTGCGTCCAGTCCGGCAGCACGCTGACCGACCCCAACCGGTTCAAGTTCGACTCCAACGACTTCTACATCAAGTCCGCCGCCGAGATGCGTGACCTGTGGGAGCACCGCTTCGACCTCAAGGAGGCGTGCGACAACACCCTCCTGATCGCCGAGCGCTGCAATGTCGAGTTCACCGAGTCCAACGGTGGCTACATGGCGCGCGCCGACATCCCCGAGGGCGAGACCGAGGAGAGCTGGTTCGTCAAGGAGGTCTGGCGCGGCATCGAGAGCCGCTATCCCGGCGACAAGCTGACCGACGAGGTGCGCGCGCGCACCGAGATGGAGCTCGACGTCGTCCGCACCAAGGGCTACTGCGGCTACTACCTCGTGGTCGCCGACTTCATCAACTGGGCCAAGGACAACGGCATCCGTGTCGGGCCCGGTCGTGGATCAGGTGCCGGCTCGATCGCGGCCTACGCCCTGCGGATCACCGATCTGTGCCCGCTCACGCACGGCCTGATCTTCGAGCGCTTCCTCAACCCCGAGCGTCCCTCGATGCCTGACTTCGACATCGACTTCGACGAGCGTCGACGCGCCGAGGTCATCCGGTACGTCAGCAACAAGTACGGCGAGGAGCGCGTCGCGATGATCGCGACGTTCGGCCGGCTCAAGTCCAAGGCGGCCATCAAGGACGCCGCGCGGGTCATGGACTACCCGTTCTCCCACGGCGAGCGCATCACCAAGGCGCTGCCCGCCGACATCATGGGCAAGGGCGTGACGCTCAAGGGCCTGTTCGACAAGGACGACAAGCGGTACGGCGACGGCGCGGACTTCCGCAAGCTGCACGACGAGGACGCCGACGTCCGCAAGATCTACCAGACCGCGCTCGGACTCGAGGGCCAGATCCGCCAGTGGGGCGTCCACGCCGCCGGCGTCATCATGTCCAGCGATCCCTTGATCGACATCGTGCCGATCATGAAGCGCGAGCAGGACGGCGCGATCATCACGCAGTTCGACTACCCGATGTGCGAGGCGCTCGGGCTGGTCAAGATGGACTTCCTGGGGTTGCGCAACCTCACGGTGCTCGACGACGCGCTGATCAACATCAAGCGCAACCGTGACATCGACCTGGTGCTGGAAGACCTCACCTTCGACGACCCCGCGACGTACGACCTGCTGGCCCGCGGCGACACCTTGGGAGTGTTCCAGCTCGACGGCGGCCCCATGCGCGCGCTGCTGCGCAGCATGAAGCCCGACAAGTTCGAGGACATCTCGGCCGTCGGCGCGCTGTACCGGCCCGGTCCGATGGGCGCGGACTCGCACAACAAGTACGCCCGCCGCAAGAACGGCCGCGAGCCGATCGACCCGATCCACCCCGAGCTCGAGAAGCCCCTGGAGACGGTGCTGGGGGAGACCTACGGCCTGATCGTCTATCAGGAGCAGGTCATGGAGATCGCCCAGGTGCTGGCCGGGTTCTCCCTCGGACAGGCCGACAACCTGCGCCGCGCGATGGGCAAGAAGAAGAAGTCCGAGCTCGACAAGCAGTACGCCGGCTTCCAGGCTGGCATGCTCGAGCGCGGCTACTCCCAGAAGGCGATCACGGCGCTGTGGGAGATCCTGCTCCCGTTCTCGGACTACGCCTTCAACAAGGCGCACTCCGCGGCGTACGGCGTCATCAGCTACTGGACGGCGTACCTCAAGGCCAACTATCCGGCCGAGTACATGGCCGCGCTGCTGACCAGCACCCGCGTCGACAAGGACAAGTCGGCGATCTACCTCAACGAGTGCCGCCGCATGGGCATCAAGGTGCTGCCGCCGGACGTCAACGAGTCGGTCTCCAACTTCGCCTCGGTCGGCGCCGACATCCGCTTCGGTCTCGGCGCGATCCGCAACATCGGTGAGAACGTCGTGGCCGGCATCGTCGAGGGGCGCACGACCGGCGGTCCCTACCGCGACTTCAACGACTTCCTCGACAAGGTCCCGGCGCACGTGTGCAACAAGCGGGTCCTGGACTCGCTCATCAAGGCAGGCGCCTTCGACTCCCTGGGGCACCGTCGCCGCGCGCTGACGACGGTCGCCGAGGAGGGCGTCGACCTGTACATCGACCTCAAGCGCCAGGCCGCGATCGGCCAGGACTCGCTATTCGGTGGTGCGGACGAGGCGCTGTTCACCGGCGGCACGATCGACGTCCCCGACACGATGCCGGAGTGGGAGAAGACCCAGCTGCTGGCCTTCGAGCGCGACATGCTCGGGCTGTACGTCTCCGATCACCCGCTGCAGGGCCTGGAGCACGTGCTGCGCGCGAGCAGCGACTGCACGGTCGGTGAGCTGCTGGGCAATGCCGAGCTGCCCGACGGCAGCACGGTGCGCATCTGCGGCCTGATCACCGGCGTCCAGCGCCGCATGAGCAAGAAGGGCGACAGCTGGGCCTCGGTCACGCTGGAGGACCTCGAGGGCGGCATCGAGATCATGGTCTTCCCCGGCGCCTACCAGCTGGCGATGCCGGTGCTGGTGCCCGACACGATCGTCGTGGTCAAGGGCAGGGTGCGCCGCAAGGACGAGGGCGTCGAGCTCAACGCGCTGGAGGTGACCCTGCCGGCGATGGGCTCGGGCGGTCCCGAGCGTCCGCTCGTGGTCAGCCTGCCGGTGGCCCGGTGCACGGCCGACACGATCGGGACGTTCAAGCAGGTCCTGTCAGCGCATCCGGGCATGTCCGAGGTCCACCTGCGGCTGATCGGCAACGGGACGACGAAGATCATGCGCCTGGACGACAGCCTGCGGGTGGCGCAGTCGTCCTCGCTGATCGCCGATCTCAAAGAGCTGCTGGGTCCCCATTGTCTGTCGTGA
- the ybaK gene encoding Cys-tRNA(Pro) deacylase, translating to MAANQKPVDSTPAFAALHRAGVKFAAHSYVHDPRAESFGMEAAEALGVEPARVFKTLMAVIDGELCVGVVPVMGSLDLKALADALGGKRAQMADAAQAQRATGYVIGGISPVGQKKAHRTVIDRSASQWPTIFVSGGRRGLEAEIAPADLTRITRAVLARIAR from the coding sequence GTGGCCGCCAACCAGAAGCCTGTCGACTCCACCCCAGCCTTCGCTGCACTGCACCGTGCCGGGGTCAAGTTCGCGGCGCACTCGTACGTGCACGACCCGCGCGCGGAGTCCTTCGGCATGGAGGCCGCCGAAGCCCTCGGGGTCGAGCCTGCCCGGGTGTTCAAGACGTTGATGGCGGTCATCGACGGTGAGCTGTGCGTCGGTGTGGTGCCGGTCATGGGCTCGCTCGACCTCAAGGCGCTCGCCGATGCGCTGGGCGGCAAGCGCGCCCAGATGGCCGATGCGGCCCAGGCCCAGCGGGCCACCGGCTACGTCATCGGTGGCATCTCGCCGGTCGGGCAGAAGAAGGCCCATCGCACCGTGATCGACCGGTCCGCCTCGCAGTGGCCGACGATCTTCGTCTCGGGCGGACGCCGCGGGCTCGAGGCCGAGATCGCCCCGGCCGACCTGACCCGCATCACCCGCGCCGTGCTGGCCCGGATCGCTCGCTAG
- the hisD gene encoding histidinol dehydrogenase: MRTLAPTPDESTVAYSAAVPRAAVDVEHALAAVRPICDDVRERGTEAVLDAGEKFDGVRPAQLRVPASALADALANLAPEIRTALEESIRRLRQTCIAELEQSLVTDVAPGATVERRIVPMQRVGLYVPGGLAPLISTVIMNAVPAQVAGVPGIALASPPQAEFDGLPHPSILAACALLGIDEVYAAGGAQALAMFAYGAASDGRVDCRPVNLITGPGNIYVAAAKRHLQGTVSIDSEAGPTEIAIIADDTADPAFVAADLISQAEHDPMAASVLITDSDVLATAVEVEVDLQVDTAKHASRIRTALDGPQSAIVLVRDIDQAIDVANGYAAEHLEVHTADASAVAERIVNAGAIFVGSHTPVSLGDYAAGSNHVLPTAGCACHSSGLSVRAFCKNMHVVTYSESALREVGDHVVTLAEAENLPSHGAAVSVRMSR; the protein is encoded by the coding sequence CTGCGCACGCTTGCCCCTACCCCCGACGAGTCGACGGTGGCCTACAGCGCTGCCGTGCCCCGCGCGGCGGTCGACGTCGAGCACGCGCTGGCCGCCGTGCGCCCGATCTGCGACGACGTGCGCGAGCGTGGCACGGAGGCCGTGCTCGACGCGGGCGAGAAGTTCGACGGCGTGCGTCCCGCACAGCTGCGCGTCCCGGCGTCCGCGCTGGCCGATGCGCTGGCGAACCTGGCCCCCGAGATCCGCACCGCGCTGGAGGAGTCCATCCGCCGGCTGCGGCAGACCTGCATCGCCGAGCTCGAGCAGTCGCTGGTCACCGATGTCGCCCCCGGTGCGACGGTCGAGCGCCGCATCGTCCCGATGCAGCGGGTCGGTCTCTACGTCCCCGGCGGCCTCGCGCCGCTGATCAGCACGGTCATCATGAACGCCGTCCCGGCCCAGGTCGCGGGAGTGCCCGGCATCGCGCTGGCCAGCCCGCCGCAGGCCGAGTTCGACGGCCTCCCGCACCCCTCGATCCTCGCCGCGTGCGCGCTGCTGGGCATCGACGAGGTCTACGCCGCCGGGGGAGCGCAGGCGCTGGCGATGTTCGCCTACGGTGCAGCGTCCGATGGCCGGGTCGACTGCCGTCCGGTCAACCTGATCACCGGCCCGGGCAACATCTACGTCGCGGCGGCCAAGCGCCACCTGCAGGGCACGGTCAGCATCGATTCGGAGGCCGGGCCGACCGAGATCGCGATCATCGCCGACGACACCGCCGACCCGGCCTTCGTCGCCGCCGACCTGATCAGCCAGGCCGAGCACGACCCGATGGCTGCCAGCGTCCTGATCACCGACAGCGACGTGCTGGCGACCGCGGTCGAGGTCGAGGTGGACCTGCAGGTCGACACCGCGAAGCACGCCTCGCGCATCCGCACCGCCCTGGACGGCCCCCAGTCCGCGATCGTGCTGGTCCGCGACATCGACCAGGCGATCGACGTGGCCAACGGCTACGCCGCCGAGCACCTCGAGGTGCACACCGCCGATGCGTCCGCCGTGGCCGAGCGCATCGTCAACGCCGGCGCGATCTTCGTCGGCTCGCACACCCCGGTGTCGCTGGGCGACTACGCGGCCGGGTCGAACCACGTCCTGCCGACGGCCGGCTGCGCGTGCCACTCCTCGGGCCTGTCGGTCCGGGCGTTCTGCAAGAACATGCACGTCGTGACCTACTCGGAGTCGGCCCTGCGCGAGGTGGGCGATCACGTCGTCACCCTCGCCGAGGCCGAGAACCTGCCCTCGCACGGCGCTGCCGTGTCGGTCCGGATGTCACGCTGA